Proteins encoded together in one Mycobacterium simiae window:
- a CDS encoding amidohydrolase family protein, producing MSADILIVSPDDHLVEPADLWTSRLPERYRDIGPRIVRTKGRMDPSVTSDVAFVEDADGRDADIWRYEDAVIPIPLISAAAGYDLDELSTDPITYDEMRPGCFRPADRLADMDIAGIEASACFPNTLVRFCGQRFLYGKDKELAGLCVEAYNDFQIDEWGGSSNGRLIPLGIIPLWDVELAAREVERVAAKGMRAVCFSELPSRLDLPSIHSGYWDPFFAACERNQVGIMLHIGSSSSLTKSSPDSPHVVTSALMAVNCTIALVDWLFSAKLVQFPDLKIAFAEAQAGWIPYYLQRVDEVWEDRRAWGGIHPLLTEPPSSQVPGRVYFSTFGDPVAFRILDLVGPDQLMFETDYPHNDTNWPRSLEVANKATEGLDEATKRKVLSSNAKTFFGME from the coding sequence TTGAGTGCAGACATTCTGATCGTGTCGCCGGACGACCACCTGGTGGAGCCGGCCGATCTGTGGACAAGCCGGCTGCCGGAGCGCTACCGCGACATCGGGCCGCGGATCGTTCGCACCAAGGGGCGCATGGATCCGAGCGTGACTTCCGATGTCGCATTCGTCGAGGATGCCGACGGCCGTGACGCGGATATCTGGCGCTATGAGGATGCGGTCATCCCAATCCCATTGATCAGCGCGGCCGCCGGCTACGACCTCGACGAGCTCAGCACCGACCCGATCACCTACGACGAGATGCGCCCGGGCTGCTTCCGCCCAGCCGACCGGCTCGCGGACATGGATATCGCCGGCATCGAGGCCTCGGCCTGCTTCCCCAACACGCTGGTCCGCTTCTGCGGCCAACGGTTCCTGTACGGCAAGGACAAGGAACTCGCCGGATTGTGCGTCGAGGCCTACAACGACTTCCAGATCGACGAATGGGGCGGTAGCTCGAACGGGCGGCTGATCCCGCTGGGCATCATTCCCTTGTGGGACGTCGAACTCGCCGCCAGGGAGGTCGAAAGGGTTGCCGCCAAAGGGATGCGCGCGGTGTGCTTCTCGGAACTACCCAGCCGTCTCGATCTGCCGTCCATCCATAGCGGCTACTGGGACCCGTTCTTCGCCGCCTGTGAGCGCAACCAAGTGGGCATCATGCTGCACATCGGGTCGAGTTCTTCGCTCACCAAGTCCTCGCCCGACTCTCCGCACGTGGTCACCAGCGCGCTCATGGCGGTCAACTGCACGATCGCCCTGGTCGACTGGCTGTTCTCTGCCAAGCTCGTGCAGTTTCCGGACCTCAAGATCGCGTTCGCCGAGGCGCAGGCCGGCTGGATCCCCTACTACCTACAGCGCGTCGACGAGGTGTGGGAAGACCGTCGGGCCTGGGGTGGCATCCATCCCCTGCTGACCGAACCGCCGAGCAGCCAGGTGCCCGGGCGGGTGTATTTCTCCACCTTCGGTGACCCAGTCGCGTTCCGCATTCTCGATCTGGTCGGTCCCGACCAGCTGATGTTCGAGACCGACTACCCGCACAACGACACCAACTGGCCGAGGAGTTTAGAGGTCGCCAACAAGGCGACGGAGGGCCTGGACGAGGCAACGAAGCGAAAGGTGTTGTCCAGTAACGCCAAAACGTTCTTCGGCATGGAGTGA
- a CDS encoding TetR/AcrR family transcriptional regulator has translation MPTKKPAGRQIEAGLELVENDVEVPGTWQQRTIERRLSTARARALARSSRFLATALELVEESGKADFTIQTLIDRSNLSLRAFYQHFAGKEELLLALYENVTSQFTEDIRQEVAAADGPMEQLEAFCRGVLSRAESSEAVGGRVMTIYNLSLEIERPDDFAKVWEPHQKLLTKIITSCARVGLVRTDMTPAQLTILLNTTLTALAQIGVFHLGGGKGPKLTEDQLWAWCKQAVTPPADPTKARAARKAAPRTTSARRVKKLTG, from the coding sequence ATGCCTACGAAGAAGCCCGCCGGCCGCCAGATCGAAGCCGGCTTGGAACTGGTTGAGAATGACGTCGAGGTGCCCGGCACATGGCAGCAACGCACTATCGAGCGGCGCCTCAGCACGGCGAGGGCGCGCGCTCTCGCCCGCAGCTCACGGTTTCTGGCCACCGCCCTGGAGCTGGTAGAGGAGTCGGGCAAGGCCGACTTCACGATCCAGACGCTCATCGATAGGTCAAACCTGAGCCTGCGAGCCTTCTATCAACACTTCGCGGGTAAAGAAGAACTCCTGTTGGCGCTCTACGAGAATGTCACGAGTCAGTTCACCGAGGACATCCGTCAGGAGGTCGCCGCGGCCGACGGCCCGATGGAGCAACTCGAGGCCTTCTGCCGAGGAGTGCTGTCTCGCGCGGAATCCTCGGAAGCGGTCGGTGGCCGGGTTATGACGATCTACAACCTCAGCTTGGAGATCGAGCGGCCGGATGACTTCGCCAAGGTGTGGGAGCCCCATCAGAAGCTGCTGACGAAGATCATCACGTCGTGCGCTCGGGTCGGACTGGTGCGCACGGACATGACACCTGCACAGCTGACCATATTGCTGAACACGACGCTCACCGCACTCGCCCAGATTGGGGTCTTCCACCTGGGCGGCGGCAAAGGTCCCAAGCTGACCGAGGACCAGTTGTGGGCGTGGTGCAAACAGGCCGTCACGCCGCCCGCCGACCCCACCAAGGCCAGGGCTGCGCGCAAGGCGGCGCCGCGGACGACCTCGGCGCGCCGGGTCAAGAAGTTAACGGGGTAG
- a CDS encoding NAD(P)H-dependent amine dehydrogenase family protein gives MILWGPGQVGVGALRALIAHPGLELAAVVVHAEAKDGRDAGDLCGMPATGVIATRDIGAALSTDADVVAYFASGDYRYREAAHDIARCLRSGKDVVCTSLVPMCYPPAADKETVELLEEACVEGGTSFFNSGVDPGWANDVIALTMTGFSSRVDTITMLEILDYGPINQPDIMFDFMGFGCHPDHPAPLFDTERLATLWAPTVHLVADGVGLPLDRVVTSIEKWLATERYEVASGWIEAGTVGGMRFRLAGTVDGEERVVLEHITRMGEASAPDWPRHPSPHGGYRVIVDGLPTYTVDIEMHGRGNNMRGLTYATVMRELNAIPAVMAAPSGLLSTLDLPLVTGPVRGGTWRGVLPATAKP, from the coding sequence GTGATTCTTTGGGGGCCGGGTCAGGTCGGTGTCGGCGCGCTGCGCGCCCTCATCGCGCACCCGGGGCTGGAGTTGGCCGCGGTGGTCGTCCACGCGGAAGCCAAGGACGGCAGGGACGCGGGTGACCTCTGTGGAATGCCGGCGACCGGCGTCATTGCCACACGCGATATTGGTGCCGCCTTATCGACGGACGCGGACGTGGTGGCCTATTTCGCCTCGGGAGACTATCGCTACCGGGAAGCGGCGCACGACATTGCGCGCTGCCTGCGCTCGGGCAAGGATGTGGTGTGCACCTCGCTGGTGCCGATGTGTTACCCGCCCGCCGCGGACAAGGAAACCGTCGAACTCCTCGAGGAGGCGTGCGTCGAGGGCGGCACCAGCTTTTTCAACAGCGGTGTCGACCCTGGGTGGGCCAACGACGTGATTGCGCTGACCATGACGGGCTTTAGCAGTCGCGTCGACACCATCACCATGCTCGAGATACTGGACTATGGGCCCATCAACCAACCCGACATCATGTTCGACTTCATGGGTTTCGGTTGCCACCCCGACCACCCGGCGCCGCTGTTCGACACCGAGCGCCTCGCCACACTGTGGGCACCCACCGTCCATCTGGTAGCCGATGGTGTTGGGCTGCCGCTCGATCGTGTAGTGACATCGATCGAAAAGTGGTTAGCTACAGAGCGTTACGAGGTCGCATCGGGTTGGATTGAAGCGGGCACCGTGGGCGGAATGCGATTCAGGCTGGCGGGCACGGTGGACGGCGAGGAACGCGTCGTGCTCGAGCACATCACCCGGATGGGCGAAGCGTCCGCGCCGGACTGGCCTCGCCACCCATCGCCGCATGGCGGTTACCGTGTCATCGTCGACGGTTTGCCCACCTACACGGTGGACATCGAAATGCACGGCCGCGGAAACAATATGCGTGGCCTAACGTACGCAACCGTCATGCGCGAGCTCAACGCCATTCCCGCCGTGATGGCCGCGCCGTCGGGTTTGTTGTCGACCCTCGATCTGCCGCTAGTCACCGGTCCGGTGCGCGGCGGGACGTGGCGCGGTGTGCTGCCGGCGACGGCGAAGCCGTGA
- a CDS encoding enoyl-CoA hydratase-related protein, which produces MTPTLEYRDKIAVLTLGDDENRFSPDWLDAVNAALDEVEKDGQALVTTGVGKFYTNGLDLDWLMANGERTQWYVNRVQQLFGRVLTLPVPTVAAVNGHAFGAGSMLAVAHDYRVMRDDRGYFCFPEVDIRIPFTAGMAALIQAKLLPQTAVTAMTTGHRYGGQEALAAALVDDVAAEAEVVNAAVAKVQPLLGKDPGTLGAIKSTMYTNVLAALRNSA; this is translated from the coding sequence GTGACCCCCACCCTGGAATACCGCGACAAGATTGCCGTGCTCACCCTCGGCGACGACGAAAACCGTTTCTCCCCGGACTGGCTCGACGCTGTCAACGCCGCACTCGACGAGGTCGAGAAGGACGGGCAGGCGCTGGTCACCACCGGGGTCGGCAAGTTCTACACCAACGGCCTGGACCTCGATTGGCTGATGGCCAACGGTGAGCGCACGCAGTGGTACGTCAACCGGGTACAGCAACTGTTCGGCCGGGTGCTGACGCTGCCGGTGCCCACCGTCGCCGCCGTGAACGGACATGCCTTCGGCGCGGGTTCCATGCTCGCCGTCGCCCACGACTACCGCGTCATGCGCGACGACCGTGGGTACTTCTGCTTCCCGGAAGTCGACATCCGCATCCCCTTCACCGCCGGCATGGCGGCCCTAATCCAGGCGAAGCTGTTGCCGCAGACCGCGGTGACCGCGATGACGACCGGCCACCGTTACGGCGGCCAGGAAGCGCTCGCCGCCGCACTCGTCGATGACGTTGCGGCGGAGGCCGAGGTCGTCAACGCCGCGGTGGCCAAGGTCCAACCGCTGCTGGGCAAGGACCCCGGCACCCTCGGCGCGATCAAGTCGACCATGTACACGAATGTCCTTGCAGCACTGCGTAATAGTGCGTGA
- a CDS encoding hydroxyacid dehydrogenase, translating to MSVRPRLVYERWTDPVAGEILESSDVDLVKLDLTAPDAQSWAALESAHGYQVATRTDVAGYAAGTQWLAGPTLLRRCEKLLAVCSAGAGYDVIDVDACTRAGIAVCNNSGPGAEAVAEHALGFMLDLAKKITAADRMLRAGPLGDRMVLRGSQLAGKTLGVIGLGAIGGRLVELCAPFGMEVLVFDPYLDEASARARGVRVVALAELLERSDFVQVTCPLTSETEGLIGSRQFAVMKPTAFFITTARGPVHDEAALLEALTSGGIAGAGLDVFHQEPPRQDNPLLHLENVVATPHTAGITLEAARDIAVATATQWQTIFDGGMPPRLLNPDVWPRFCDRFQGTFGFRPSATTALESGGRIR from the coding sequence GTGAGCGTTCGTCCGCGTCTGGTTTACGAGCGGTGGACCGATCCTGTCGCCGGCGAAATTCTCGAAAGTTCCGACGTCGACCTGGTCAAGCTCGACTTGACTGCGCCCGACGCCCAGAGCTGGGCCGCCTTGGAGTCCGCGCACGGCTACCAGGTGGCCACCCGCACTGACGTGGCCGGATATGCCGCCGGCACACAGTGGCTGGCCGGGCCGACGTTGCTGCGGCGATGCGAGAAGCTTCTCGCCGTGTGCTCTGCGGGCGCAGGCTACGACGTCATCGACGTGGACGCATGCACGCGCGCCGGAATTGCGGTGTGCAACAACTCCGGGCCTGGCGCGGAGGCGGTCGCCGAGCATGCGCTCGGTTTCATGCTGGACCTGGCCAAGAAGATCACGGCCGCCGACCGGATGCTGCGAGCCGGCCCGCTCGGTGACCGAATGGTGTTGCGAGGCAGTCAATTGGCGGGCAAGACACTCGGCGTCATCGGGCTCGGAGCAATCGGCGGGCGCCTGGTCGAGTTGTGCGCGCCGTTCGGCATGGAGGTCCTGGTCTTTGACCCCTACCTCGACGAGGCGAGCGCGCGGGCACGCGGGGTGCGAGTCGTTGCGCTTGCCGAACTCCTCGAGCGCTCCGACTTCGTCCAGGTGACCTGCCCGCTGACTAGCGAGACCGAGGGGCTGATCGGCAGCAGGCAATTTGCGGTGATGAAGCCAACCGCATTCTTCATCACCACTGCGCGCGGACCCGTCCATGACGAAGCCGCATTGCTCGAGGCGCTCACCAGCGGCGGCATCGCCGGGGCAGGCCTGGATGTGTTCCACCAGGAACCACCGCGCCAGGACAATCCGCTGCTGCATCTCGAGAATGTGGTTGCGACACCACATACCGCAGGGATCACCCTCGAGGCCGCGCGCGATATCGCCGTTGCCACGGCCACGCAGTGGCAGACAATTTTCGACGGCGGCATGCCGCCACGGCTACTGAATCCCGATGTCTGGCCTCGCTTCTGCGACCGATTTCAAGGCACATTCGGTTTTCGTCCCAGCGCCACAACCGCTTTGGAGAGCGGGGGTCGGATCAGGTGA
- a CDS encoding PaaI family thioesterase codes for MAVTIPGHLFGQLPFYDVVDTHESVIVDLHNRPDLVNYHGALQGGLVATLIDVAGGRLAVKHAGDGNGAGTADMSIHFLAPIVEGPARASATLLRAGKRAIVVGVDVFDVGRDRLAARATLSFAILGSRDPGQPAAAP; via the coding sequence ATGGCGGTGACGATTCCCGGTCACCTGTTTGGCCAGCTGCCGTTCTACGACGTTGTCGACACCCACGAGTCGGTCATCGTCGACCTGCACAACCGACCGGATCTGGTGAACTACCATGGGGCGCTGCAGGGCGGGTTGGTCGCCACGCTCATCGATGTGGCCGGGGGCCGGCTTGCGGTCAAGCACGCCGGTGACGGTAACGGTGCTGGCACCGCGGACATGTCGATTCATTTCCTGGCACCGATCGTCGAGGGCCCCGCGCGCGCGAGTGCGACTCTGCTCCGGGCGGGAAAGCGGGCGATCGTGGTCGGTGTCGACGTATTCGACGTGGGTAGAGACCGGCTCGCGGCGCGGGCGACGTTGAGCTTCGCAATCCTGGGGTCCCGCGATCCCGGTCAGCCGGCGGCTGCGCCGTAA
- a CDS encoding nitroreductase family protein: MRTASAVRRYRDEPVSDEAIETCLRAASWAPSGGNQQRWKFVLLRSSSVRDLITAAAHETWKLMADFYRFSLPENEADDPKSRVLRTMAEHMRVGGAAPVLVLFCVHPQRGTTELQQGGSIFPAVQNFLLAARAQGLGAAITLWHGSCEEQLRSMVGIPDDWKIATLLTVGWPKGGHHPVRRKPLTEVAVTDRWDQPWGKTTA; this comes from the coding sequence ATGCGCACCGCGTCGGCCGTGCGGCGCTACCGTGACGAACCCGTCTCGGACGAGGCCATTGAGACCTGTCTGCGCGCGGCGAGTTGGGCTCCGTCCGGAGGCAATCAGCAGCGCTGGAAGTTTGTCCTGCTGAGATCGAGTAGCGTGCGCGACCTGATCACGGCCGCAGCCCATGAGACATGGAAGCTCATGGCCGATTTCTATCGTTTTTCGTTGCCGGAGAACGAGGCTGACGATCCCAAATCGCGGGTGCTGCGGACGATGGCTGAGCACATGAGGGTCGGTGGCGCGGCGCCGGTGCTGGTATTGTTCTGCGTCCACCCGCAGCGCGGAACCACCGAACTACAGCAGGGAGGGTCGATCTTTCCCGCTGTGCAGAACTTCCTGCTGGCGGCTCGGGCGCAAGGCCTTGGCGCGGCGATCACCCTGTGGCACGGGTCCTGCGAGGAGCAACTGCGATCGATGGTGGGGATTCCTGACGACTGGAAGATCGCGACCCTGCTCACGGTGGGCTGGCCCAAGGGTGGCCACCACCCAGTGCGGCGTAAGCCGCTTACCGAAGTGGCAGTGACCGATCGGTGGGATCAACCCTGGGGGAAGACAACAGCGTGA
- a CDS encoding acyl-CoA dehydrogenase family protein, producing the protein MHFRLDADTATFRDGVRNHLREVLSHEFQERIYRSGVAHDDEFAKSLVDTGYFAPSWPVELGGQNRSAWDEQVLKEELMRCDAPVYLSETTRMVASIIREIGTPELKDRILAGAINGDITIALGFTEPECGSDVAAAATRAVRDGSGDDAQWVINGSKMFTTNGHIADFIFLLARTSPDKPKHKGLTMFLVPCSSEGFVAQAVWTLSGERTNITFYSDVRVGDEWRIGEVDGGWEVLGLSLRYEHASGWGPHLVRLLDHAEHWATSTRSDDGASPIANADVRRRLARVAMETEVSMLLQRRCVWMHEQGDIPVAEGPMSKVFSTEALERASQDVVELVGADGLRSYLEPTAPEQGRFEHSLRFSLGTTIYAGTSEVQRTIIAQRGLGLPR; encoded by the coding sequence ATGCATTTTCGCCTTGACGCCGACACTGCGACCTTCCGCGACGGCGTCCGCAACCACCTTCGGGAAGTGTTGAGCCACGAATTCCAGGAGCGCATCTACCGCAGCGGCGTCGCCCACGACGACGAGTTCGCGAAAAGTCTCGTCGACACTGGTTATTTCGCTCCGAGCTGGCCCGTCGAATTGGGTGGCCAGAACCGCAGCGCATGGGACGAGCAGGTCCTCAAGGAGGAGCTGATGCGCTGTGACGCGCCGGTGTACCTCTCCGAAACCACCAGAATGGTGGCTTCGATCATTCGCGAGATCGGTACCCCGGAGCTGAAGGATCGTATCTTGGCCGGGGCTATCAACGGCGACATCACCATCGCGCTCGGCTTCACCGAACCCGAGTGCGGGTCGGACGTCGCGGCGGCTGCCACCAGGGCAGTCCGTGACGGATCTGGAGACGATGCGCAGTGGGTGATCAACGGCTCCAAAATGTTCACCACCAACGGCCACATCGCCGACTTCATATTCCTGCTCGCGCGTACCAGCCCCGATAAGCCCAAGCACAAAGGCCTGACGATGTTTCTCGTGCCATGTTCCTCGGAGGGCTTTGTGGCGCAAGCGGTCTGGACCCTCTCCGGAGAGCGGACCAATATCACGTTCTACAGCGATGTCCGTGTCGGAGACGAGTGGCGAATTGGCGAAGTCGACGGCGGCTGGGAGGTGCTTGGACTTTCGCTACGGTACGAGCATGCATCCGGGTGGGGCCCGCACCTCGTTCGGCTGTTGGATCATGCCGAACACTGGGCCACCAGCACCCGATCCGACGACGGCGCATCGCCCATCGCCAATGCCGACGTCCGGCGCCGGCTTGCCCGAGTTGCCATGGAGACCGAGGTGTCGATGCTGCTGCAGCGACGATGCGTATGGATGCACGAACAGGGCGACATACCGGTGGCCGAAGGACCGATGTCGAAGGTGTTCAGCACCGAGGCACTCGAACGCGCCAGCCAAGATGTGGTCGAACTGGTCGGCGCTGACGGCTTGCGAAGCTATCTCGAGCCGACCGCACCAGAGCAGGGGCGGTTCGAGCACTCACTACGATTCTCGCTGGGCACCACGATTTATGCGGGCACCAGCGAAGTTCAGCGAACGATCATCGCGCAGCGAGGGCTTGGCCTACCCCGTTAA
- a CDS encoding enoyl-CoA hydratase/isomerase family protein, with amino-acid sequence MTHYETIDVEVRGHTAFVTLNRPEVLNAINDAMIAELSIAYSEIERSQDIWTVILTGAGRALCVGADVNKAADHDMENAAGIDNQGEPILSSMRQWDAPQEATPPWLQMTKPIICAVNGIACGAGLDLVTTADITVASERATLMDPHVSIGVTSGREGVRLARILPLPVAMRLILMGKHERLDAQRAYDLGIFTEVVAHDSLIARAWEIADIVNSNAPLAVRGSRMAVRKGLTLPIYEAELLAENYRMKVALTKDAVEGPRAFLEKRKPDWKAL; translated from the coding sequence GTGACTCACTACGAAACGATCGATGTCGAGGTGCGGGGTCACACCGCGTTTGTGACGCTCAACCGCCCCGAGGTCCTCAACGCGATCAATGACGCGATGATCGCCGAACTATCGATCGCATACTCCGAAATCGAGCGTTCCCAGGATATCTGGACGGTGATCCTCACCGGCGCCGGCCGCGCCCTGTGCGTCGGCGCGGATGTCAACAAAGCGGCCGACCACGACATGGAGAACGCGGCCGGAATCGACAATCAGGGCGAGCCCATCCTCAGCTCGATGCGACAGTGGGACGCACCCCAGGAGGCGACGCCGCCGTGGCTGCAGATGACCAAGCCAATTATCTGTGCCGTCAACGGCATCGCCTGCGGAGCGGGACTGGACCTGGTGACGACGGCGGACATCACCGTTGCGTCGGAGCGCGCGACGTTGATGGATCCGCATGTCAGCATCGGCGTGACGTCTGGGCGCGAAGGGGTACGGCTGGCGCGGATCCTGCCGCTGCCCGTCGCGATGCGTTTGATCTTGATGGGCAAGCACGAACGACTTGACGCCCAGCGCGCCTACGACCTGGGTATCTTCACCGAGGTGGTGGCGCACGACTCATTGATTGCCCGAGCGTGGGAGATCGCCGACATCGTCAATTCCAATGCGCCACTGGCGGTTCGCGGTTCACGGATGGCCGTGCGCAAGGGGCTCACACTGCCGATCTATGAGGCCGAGCTGCTCGCCGAGAACTATCGCATGAAGGTCGCGCTGACCAAGGACGCCGTCGAGGGGCCGCGGGCCTTCCTCGAGAAACGCAAACCCGATTGGAAGGCTTTGTAG
- a CDS encoding helix-turn-helix domain-containing protein: MPRPRLHDLDGVLDIAAALAVREGIAAVTVRALSEAASVSNGALYHAFGSRAALLARSWLRAADKFLALQRHTVDHALDGAGGRLPAVGAVEAVVATALCPATFLDQDETSARFLLTVSRDDLLRSGDVPDDLAEALRRLDEALVAVFVRLSMSLWDRKDREAVDLIRVCIVELPTALLVRSGRFADAAARDRLAAAVRAVLTIPPATP, from the coding sequence ATGCCGCGGCCACGCCTGCACGACCTCGACGGTGTGCTCGACATCGCGGCGGCCCTGGCGGTGCGCGAGGGGATTGCCGCCGTCACCGTTCGAGCCCTCTCGGAGGCGGCCTCGGTGTCAAACGGCGCGCTGTACCACGCCTTTGGATCACGCGCCGCCTTGTTGGCCCGCTCATGGTTGCGGGCCGCGGACAAGTTTTTAGCGCTGCAGCGCCATACGGTGGACCATGCACTCGACGGCGCCGGTGGGCGGCTGCCCGCGGTCGGCGCGGTCGAAGCCGTCGTCGCGACGGCGTTGTGCCCGGCCACCTTCCTCGATCAGGACGAGACCTCCGCGCGATTCCTGCTGACGGTTTCCCGCGACGACCTGTTGCGGTCCGGGGACGTGCCCGACGACCTGGCCGAGGCGCTACGCAGACTCGACGAAGCACTGGTGGCGGTGTTCGTCCGTCTGTCAATGAGCCTTTGGGACCGCAAAGACAGGGAAGCGGTGGACCTGATCCGCGTCTGCATCGTCGAGTTGCCGACCGCACTGTTGGTGCGCAGTGGGCGCTTCGCCGACGCCGCCGCACGCGACCGGCTCGCCGCCGCGGTGCGCGCCGTGTTGACCATCCCGCCGGCCACGCCCTGA
- a CDS encoding acyl-CoA dehydrogenase family protein, whose protein sequence is MDLSLTSEQRQLMDSFAALFTRESTFERIRAAEPSGFDLKLWRALLETGAVEMAVGEADGGWGASELELALIAEQFGRAVASAPIIEAQVAARTLAESGETGTELLSAVLAGQRLATFAPRAARDGRLSLVPAGAVADHVIALSKGRLLAAPITDNRTAVENLASMPLADITFGNDQVVLADGAKARELFSRALDLWLTLTAVALAGAAKRAVEIGVDYAKQRHAFGAPIGSFQAVSHPLADSATAADGARLLGLKAACAFADEPDRVRELAAMAFAFAYETARDATRRSLHIHGGYGFGMEGDIQLYYRRVRGWAMVFGDPATALDRVAAARYGAAAG, encoded by the coding sequence GTGGACCTGAGCTTAACCAGCGAACAGCGGCAGTTGATGGATTCTTTCGCCGCGCTGTTCACCCGCGAGTCGACCTTCGAGCGCATCCGCGCGGCCGAGCCGTCAGGCTTCGATCTCAAGCTGTGGAGGGCGCTGCTCGAGACCGGTGCGGTTGAGATGGCAGTCGGTGAGGCCGATGGGGGATGGGGTGCCTCCGAACTGGAACTCGCGTTGATCGCCGAACAGTTTGGCCGCGCAGTTGCATCCGCACCAATCATCGAAGCGCAGGTCGCCGCCCGGACGCTGGCCGAGTCCGGTGAGACAGGCACCGAGCTGCTGAGCGCGGTCCTTGCCGGCCAACGGCTGGCCACCTTCGCACCCCGGGCCGCACGCGATGGGAGGTTGAGTCTGGTACCCGCAGGGGCGGTGGCAGACCACGTAATCGCACTGTCCAAGGGGCGGCTGCTGGCAGCGCCGATCACCGACAACCGCACCGCGGTGGAAAACCTCGCGTCAATGCCCCTGGCCGACATCACCTTTGGGAACGACCAGGTTGTGCTCGCCGACGGAGCCAAGGCGCGTGAACTATTTTCGCGCGCGCTCGACCTGTGGTTGACGCTGACCGCCGTCGCGTTGGCCGGCGCGGCCAAACGGGCCGTCGAGATTGGCGTTGACTACGCCAAACAACGCCACGCCTTCGGCGCCCCGATCGGTTCCTTCCAAGCCGTGTCCCACCCGCTGGCCGACAGCGCCACCGCGGCTGACGGGGCCAGATTGCTCGGGCTGAAGGCGGCTTGCGCCTTCGCCGACGAACCCGACCGCGTCCGCGAACTTGCCGCCATGGCCTTCGCGTTTGCCTACGAGACGGCGCGGGACGCGACGCGGCGCAGCCTGCATATCCATGGCGGATACGGGTTCGGTATGGAGGGTGACATCCAGTTGTACTACCGCCGCGTCCGGGGCTGGGCAATGGTCTTCGGCGATCCCGCGACCGCATTGGACCGCGTCGCCGCCGCGCGTTACGGCGCAGCCGCCGGCTGA
- a CDS encoding enoyl-CoA hydratase, with amino-acid sequence MNDYQFLNWETFDDGMIVRISLNRPEQRNAQNRGMLVELDEAFARAEADDTVRVVILAGEGPMFSSGHDIGSAQARAEFASGPGQHPTVTINGGTRDGAERTMLQEWHYFFQNNLRWRNLRKITIAQVHGDVFSAGLMLIWACDLIVGSEEVRFADVVGTRLGMCGMEYFGHPWEFGPRRTKELMLTGDAMGIEEAYRLGMVSKIFTRDELPDRTLELARRIAEVPTMAALLIKESVNQSVDNMGFYNALQSCFSLHQLNHSHWAQIREDKVPTAGEAQGVPNWRTAPPVVLAVKDQVRSDA; translated from the coding sequence GTGAACGATTACCAATTCTTGAACTGGGAGACCTTCGACGACGGCATGATCGTTCGGATCTCGCTGAACCGCCCGGAGCAGCGCAACGCCCAGAATCGCGGCATGCTGGTCGAACTCGATGAGGCGTTTGCGCGGGCGGAGGCCGATGACACCGTCCGAGTGGTCATCCTCGCCGGCGAGGGCCCGATGTTCTCGTCCGGTCACGATATCGGTTCCGCACAAGCCCGCGCCGAGTTCGCCTCGGGCCCGGGCCAGCACCCCACCGTGACCATCAACGGCGGCACCCGCGACGGTGCGGAGAGAACCATGCTGCAGGAATGGCACTACTTCTTTCAGAACAACCTTCGGTGGCGCAACCTCCGCAAGATCACCATCGCGCAGGTGCACGGTGATGTGTTCTCGGCGGGACTCATGTTGATCTGGGCGTGTGACCTCATCGTCGGAAGCGAAGAAGTGCGCTTCGCCGATGTGGTCGGTACCCGGTTGGGCATGTGCGGGATGGAATACTTCGGCCATCCCTGGGAGTTCGGTCCCCGGCGCACCAAGGAACTCATGCTGACCGGCGATGCGATGGGGATCGAAGAGGCCTACCGCCTCGGCATGGTCAGCAAGATCTTCACGCGCGACGAACTGCCCGACCGCACCCTCGAGCTGGCGCGGCGCATCGCCGAAGTGCCTACGATGGCGGCCCTGTTGATCAAGGAATCGGTGAACCAGTCCGTCGACAACATGGGCTTCTACAATGCGCTGCAATCATGTTTCTCACTGCACCAACTGAATCACTCTCATTGGGCGCAGATCCGGGAGGACAAGGTCCCCACTGCCGGTGAGGCGCAAGGGGTACCGAATTGGCGGACCGCTCCACCGGTTGTCCTGGCGGTCAAGGACCAGGTCCGGTCGGACGCGTGA